The DNA region TTGAAGGAAGCAAAATGAAAAAACTATTAACGACCTCAATGGTTCTACTCACATTCTCAGTCATAGGGCAGAAGGCTTCTGCACAAGACAGTGTTGATAGTGGTGGATTATTTTTAGAACCCGCTGTGACTTATGAAATGGGTAAAGGTGAAATGGATTTCGGAGCTGCAGGAAAACCTGATGGTGATCTTGAAGGCTTTGGCGTAGGATTGAGATTTGGCGGACATGTGTCTGATATTTTCTTTCTTGCCTTAGACGCTAACTATTCTGAGCCAGAATTTACAGATGAAAATGGTGACTTTGACTATGATCTTAAATCTTGGACGGCAGGTCTTACGGTAGGCCTACAAACTCCAGTTGTTGGTTTAAGAGTATGGGGCGGATACATTCCATTCGGAGAAATTGAACTTGATGGACGTGGTTCGAATCAATCTAACGTTACTTACAAGGATCCAGACATGTGGAAACTTGGTGCAGGTTTTAGAGTAGGTATAGTGAGCCTGAATTTAGAATATCTCACTGGGACTTATGAAAAATTAAATATTAGAAACGCGGGCCCAATTACAGGAACTTACAGTCAGGAAGCTGATCGTGAATCTTGGATTGCTAGCGTTAGCTTTCCACTCGCACTTTAATAAATTGAGGACTGTCAGCCATGATGGGTGACAGTCTCTACTCGCGAAGTCTAAATTTCGCTTTGATCTTTTCGGATCCGGCAGAAGCTGAGTTCTTAATCACCGGAGTAACAAATACTACAAATTGCGATTGGTTACGGGTAAAGCCTTTAGAGGTATAAAGTGAAATCAATGGATTTGTACTCGCATCCTTTGGAAGTTTATTATAATTGGTCATGCTAGAGTTACTCACAAGACCGCCAATTGCTGCACTCTGCGTAGATCTCACGGCCACGGCTGTTTGTAGAGAATTTTCCGCGGTTGTGGGTTCACCTTTAGAGTTTGTTCCTACAAGTGAACTGATCTTAAAGTTAATAGACAAGTTTATGGCATCCGAATTTGGATTTGGAATTGTAGGCGTAATATCAGAAATGATACCAACGTCTGCAAATCTTGTTTCTCCAAGTCCTTGTGGGCCCGAAGTAGAATATGGGACTTTGCTGATAGATTGGATCTTACCAGTTTGACCTTCTTGTACGATGATACTCGTGCTTTGAAGAATTCTGGCGTGTCCGTGTTCTTTGGCCCAATTTAATTTTGGCAATAAGTTACTAACGATACCGGAGATGGATGAAATTACGCCACCTGGTGCTCTGTTACCAGTTTGAAATTCTAATTTACCACCGTCTGCGATATCAGGCGTGAATTGAAATCTGAAAGATCTATTGTAGTCTTTGTTTAACTCCACATAATGCACAATCATTTGCACAATTTTCTTTGGAGGGGCCTCTCCTGGTGGTTTGATATCGATCAAATTGATTACCGGAGTTGCCCTTTGAGTTTTTAAGTCTCCAGATTTTTCAGCCGCACCAACTACATAGTCGGGAACATAGGTTTGCGCGATAACATAGGCTCTGTC from Bdellovibrionota bacterium includes:
- a CDS encoding pilus assembly protein, with amino-acid sequence MKYRVYFKKLSEIVLLISLVIPGAQAQEKSPKKFINLTVGLTFDEKMAYVPEGPIFKGDFKKTTKLSLSQETKTLRFEPTTEGVSTLTVMDTRGRVIQEYVITVKKSRLENVAREIKTLLGEIEGISIKIINNKVVVDGEILLPRDMNRIMSVVGQYGEQASAIVTLSPIAQKKISEIIEKDVNNPEITCRAVNGKFILEGMANSKEEKDRAYVIAQTYVPDYVVGAAEKSGDLKTQRATPVINLIDIKPPGEAPPKKIVQMIVHYVELNKDYNRSFRFQFTPDIADGGKLEFQTGNRAPGGVISSISGIVSNLLPKLNWAKEHGHARILQSTSIIVQEGQTGKIQSISKVPYSTSGPQGLGETRFADVGIISDITPTIPNPNSDAINLSINFKISSLVGTNSKGEPTTAENSLQTAVAVRSTQSAAIGGLVSNSSMTNYNKLPKDASTNPLISLYTSKGFTRNQSQFVVFVTPVIKNSASAGSEKIKAKFRLRE